Proteins encoded together in one Impatiens glandulifera chromosome 1, dImpGla2.1, whole genome shotgun sequence window:
- the LOC124935292 gene encoding serine/threonine-protein kinase SRK2F-like has product MVSNAPRVTSSSVRSGTNCNSMIMKQVCHRDLKLENTLLDESTTLRLKIYDFGYSKNSVIHSQPKYTVGTPTYIAPEVLVKKEYDGKKRSEELGCISGENNSGTNLQVGSVMRMTPITIRKHESGSSKRKRIKERDKFIQSQSGAMDKFVFNKGNETQCSGDIWVDVDINVGVEENVEQSMETQTPSEEDVDIGLEENIENQMEESFEVDIDVNVEETMEPGLEGNDDIPNIFDPKNWDNLASKLGIYW; this is encoded by the exons ATGGTCTCAAATGCTCCACGTGTCACGTCCTCCTCCGTCCGATCAGGTACAAATTGTAACAGTATGATTATGAAGCAAGTATGTCACCGTGATTTGAAATTAGAGAACACATTATTGGATGAAAGTACTACTTTACGACTGAAGATCTATGATTTTGGGTATTCCAAG aattctGTAATACATTCTCAACCAAAGTACACGGTTGGGACACCTACATATATAGCTCCTGAAGTTTTAGTCAAGAAAGAATATGATGGCAAG AAAAGAAGTGAGGAACTTGGTTGCATATCTGGAGAAAACAATTCTGGAACTAATTTGCAAGTTGGTTCAGTGATGAG GATGACTCCTATAACTATAAGAAAGCATGAATCGGGTAGTTCCAAACGCAAAAGAATAAAGGaacgagacaaatttattcAAAGTCAATCAGGGGCTATggataaatttgttttcaataaaGGGAACGAAACACAATGTTCAGGGGATATATGGGTAGATGTAGACATTAATGTTGGTGTAGAAGAAAATGTAGAGCAATCAATGGAGACTCAAACACCTTCTGAGGAAGATGTTGATATTGGCCTAGAAGAAAATATAGAGAATCAAATGGAGGAATCTTTTGAAGTAGATATTGATGTTAATGTAGAAGAAACTATGGAGCCTGGTTTGGAAGGGAATGATGATATTCCCAACATCTTTGATCCTAAAAATTGGGATAATCTTGCTTCTAAATTGGGGATTTATTGGTGA
- the LOC124935300 gene encoding zinc finger MYM-type protein 1-like, producing MTLIIRCVDVSTVPIKVQEYFLQFLVVNETEGQGLFEKLKNVLHHIGLDIDDVRDQDYDNGSNMKGKYKGVQRKLLDITHRAFYTLCSTHSLNLTLSDVANSCQKVEEFFGVVQRIYTLFADSTKRCEILRENVSEKGYTLKSLSTTRWESRVVSVKAIITQALEIREVLHQLAEKTTDSCIKSEAKCLADYELGKFKFIVGMVIWYNILAKVNIVSKQLQSENMRIDVAMSSVKALIAFFREYREVGPSEPPIEESSQESFIIHYFLYIIDEAIGSLDKRFEQYEQYEQYEETFGFLFTAEKLKSLDSVNLKRSCNNLEKKLENGHTSDINGEDLLNELRLLQKHLPNELDSTSAILNFLKRANCYPTSCLAYRIMLTVPMTVASAERSFFKTKNIEILLAFDHVTRKTKCFSFDFY from the exons ATGACATTGATAATAAGGTGTGTTGATGTCTCCACGGTTCCAATAAAGGTACAAGAATATTTTTTGCAATTTTTGGTTGTGAATGAGACAGAAGGTCAAGGgttgtttgaaaaattaaagaatgtGTTACATCATATTGGTCTTGATATTGATGATGTCAGAGATCAAGACTATGATAATGGATCAAACATGAAGGGGAAATATAAAGGTGTACAAAGAAAACTACTAGACATTACTCATAGAGCATTTTATACACTTTGTTCTACACATTCTCTCAATTTGACATTATCTGATgttgcaaactcttgtcaaaaAGTAGAAGAGTTTTTTGGAGTTGTTCAACGTATTTACACCTTATTTGCAGACTCTACTAAAAGGTGTgaaattttgagagaaaatgTATCAGAAAAAGGTTACACTTTGAAATCATTATCGACAACACGGTGGGAAAGCAGAGTTGTTAGTGTGAAGGCAATAATTACTCAAGCTCTTGAAATAAGAGAAGTTTTACATCAGCTTGCCGAGAAAACAACAGATTCTTGTATTAAAAGTGAAGCCAAGTGTCTAGCAGATTATGAACttggaaaatttaaatttattgtaggGATGGTTATTTGGTATAATATCTTGGCTAAAGTGAATATTGTCAGTAAACAATTGCAGTCTGAAAATATGCGGATTGATGTAGCAATGAGTAGTGTGAAGGCACTTATTGCATTCTTTAGAGAGTACAGAGAAGTAGGG CCATCTGAACCACCTATTGAAGAATCAAGTCAAGAATCCTTCAtaattcattactttttatACATAATTGATGAAGCAATCGGTTCATTGGATAAAAGGTTTGAGCAATATGAGCAATATGAGCAATATGAGGAGacatttgggtttttatttacGGCAGAGAAGCTGAAGTCCTTGGATTCTGTTAACCTAAAAAGAAGCTGCAACAATCTTGAGAAGAAGCTGGAGAATGGCCACACTTCTGACATTAACGGTGaagatttattaaatgaattgagACTATTACAAAAACATTTACCAAATGAGCTTGATTCAACCAGTGCAATCCTAAATTTCTTGAAAAGAGCTAATTGTTATCCTACTAGTTGTCTTGCATATAGAATTATGTTAACAGTTCCAATGACAGTAGCATCAGCTGAGAGAAGttttttcaaaactaaaaatattgaaatcttACTTGCGTTCGACCATGTCACAAGAAAGACTAAATGCTTTAGCTTTGATTTCTATTGA